A genomic region of Fundulus heteroclitus isolate FHET01 chromosome 24, MU-UCD_Fhet_4.1, whole genome shotgun sequence contains the following coding sequences:
- the LOC110367468 gene encoding muscle M-line assembly protein unc-89-like isoform X1: protein MKSSKPTIEKETWGDIVERELGVPPEGIIIYPYEGEDDFDDFDSYDRGSEKNSYPPERTCENSKEKDYSDNHTSECIKDVSFSASEQQTPTDQRVSRENVKRQGVSKECDHEASLEKQSYSKETLISTPPLVPEKQTIPETQETQDQQEKKQPFEYLSNKTIIVPLDNWFESESESESESKTQMVQTPYILFDPSFNQLSAIYPPGYFDYYEKKAQKAASKKGKKKEVIEEVKVSETLQNGDEQKPSKKPKRKKKQKTSLETASGPETLKDQEVSGENTGQEEVSTPEIVKDRSVSFQNEICTNETVISKPQEVVEEVKVSETLQNGEEQGEKKPSKKSKRKNKQKTSLETASGPETLKDQEVSGENTEQEEVSTPEIVKDQSVSLQNEICTNETVISKPQEVVEEVKVSETLQNGDEQGEKKPSKKSKRKKKQKTSMETASGPETLKDQEVSGENTEQEEVSTPEIVKDQSVSLQNEICTNETVISKPQEVVEEVKVSETLQNGDEQGEKKPSKKSKRKKKQKTSLETASGPETLKDQEVSGENTEQEEVSTPEIVKDQSVSLQNEICTNETVISKPQEVVEEVKVSETLQNGDEQGEKKPSKKSKRKKKQKTSLETASGPETLKDQEVSGENTEQEEVSTPEIVKDQSVSLQNEICTNETVISKPQEVVEEVKVSETLQNGDEQGEKKPSKKSKRKKKQKTSLETASGPETLKDQEVSGENTQQEEVSTPEIVKDQSVSLQNEICTNETVISKPQEVVEEVKVSETLQNGDEQGEKKPSKKSKRKKKQKTSLETASGPETLKDQEVSGENTEQEEVSTPEIVKDQSVSLQNEICTNEMVISKPQEVVEEVKVSETLQNGDEQGEKKPSKKSKRKKKQKTSLETASGPETLKDQEVSGENTQQEEVSTPEIVKDQSVSLQNEICTNETVISKPQEVVEEVKVSETLQNGDEQGEKKPSKKSKRKKKQKTSLETASGPETLKDQEVSGENTEQEEVSTPEIVKDQSVSLQNEICTNETVMSKPQEVVEEVKVSETLQNGDEQGEKKPSKKSKRKKKQKTSLETASGPETLKDQEVSGENTEQEEVSTPEIVKDQSVSLQNEICTNETVISKPQEVVEEVKVSETLQNGDEQGEKKPSKKSKRKNKQKTSLETASGPETLKDQEVSGENTEQVEVSTPEIVKDQSVSLQNEICIIEKVISKAQEVVEEVKVSQTLQNGDEQGEKKPSKKSKRKKKQKTSLETASGPETLKDQEVSGENTEQEEVSTPEIVKDQSVSLQNEICTNETVISKPQEVVEEVKVSETLQNGDEQGEKKPSKKSKKSVFSLSVSAKRESGQKEKQTSKALKVSEREKASKFQKKSIQKEKETKSKKSRDAVTSPPQMEIKEVEDAIHTQAAEEGLVQDNNPKQADSIVKKVSLWKRIKKAMTPSNWCRCTGRKENQPQ, encoded by the exons atgaagtCAAGCAAGCCTACAATTGAGAAGGAGACATGGGGCGATATTGTAGAAAGAGAATTAGGAGTGCCTCCTGAGGGGATTATCATCTATCCCTATGAAGGTGAAGATGATTTTGATGATTTTGACTCCTACGACAGAGGCAGTGAGAAGAACAGCTACCCCCCTGAGAGAACATGTGAAAACAGCAAGGAGAAGGATTACTCTGACAATCACACCTCAGAGTGCATCAAGGATGTAAGTTTTTCTGCTTCTGAGCAGCAAACCCCTACCGATCAGAGGGTTTCTAGAGAAAACGTCAAACGGCAAGGTGTCTCAAAAGAATGTGATCACGAAGCATCCTTAGAAAAGCAGAGTTATTCAAAGGAAACTCTGATCTCTACACCTCCACTGGTCCCTGAAAAGCAAACGATCCCTGAAACACAGGAGACCCAGGACCAACAAGAGAAGAAACAGCCATTTGAGTATTTGAGCAACAAGACGATAATAGTACCACTGGACAACTGGTttgagtctgagtctgagtcaGAGTCAGAGTCAAAAACCCAAATGGTTCAAACgccatatattttatttgaccCCTCCTTTAACCAACTATCTGCAATTTACCCACCGGGTTATTTCGACTATTATGAAAAGAAAGCTCAAAAAGCTGCTAGCAAGAAGGGGAAAAAGAAAGAGGTCATTGAAGAAGTTAAGGTGTCTGAAACACTACAAAATGGAGATGAGCAAAAGCCTTCTAAGAAACCTAAACgtaagaagaaacaaaagacatctTTGGAAACTGCTTCTGGACCTGAAACCCTCAAAGATCAAGAGGTTTCTGGAGAAAATACTGGACAGGAGGAAG TTTCAACACCAGAAATAGTCAAGGATCGGTCGGTTTCCTTCCAAAATGAGATCTGTACAAATGAAACTGTGATATCTAAACCACAGGAGGTTGTTGAAGAAGTTAAGGTCTCTGAAACACTACAAAATGGTGAAGAGCAAGGAGAGAAAAAGCCTTCTAAGAAATCTAAACGtaagaacaaacaaaagacatctTTGGAAACTGCCTCTGGACCTGAAACCCTCAAAGATCAAGAGGTTTCTGGAGAAAATACTGAACAGGAGGAAGTTTCAACACCAGAAATAGTCAAGGATCAGTCTGTTTCATTACAAAATGAGATCTGTACAAATGAAACGGTGATATCTAAACCACAGGAGGTAGTTGAAGAAGTTAAG GTCTCTGAAACACTACAAAATGGAGATGAGCAAGGAGAGAAAAAGCCTTCTAAGAAATCTAAACgtaagaagaaacaaaagacatctATGGAAACTGCCTCTGGACCTGAAACCCTTAAAGATCAAGAGGTTTCTGGAGAAAATACTGAACAGGAGGAAGTTTCAACACCAGAAATAGTCAAGGATCAGTCGGTTTCATTACAAAATGAGATCTGTACAAATGAAACCGTGATATCTAAACCACAGGAGGTTGTTGAAGAAGTTAAGGTCTCTGAAACACTACAAAATGGAGATGAGCAAGGAGAGAAAAAGCCTTCTAAGAAATCTAAACgtaagaagaaacaaaagacatctTTGGAAACTGCCTCTGGACCTGAAACCCTCAAAGATCAAGAGGTTTCTGGAGAAAATACTGAACAGGAGGAAGTTTCAACACCAGAAATAGTCAAGGATCAGTCGGTTTCATTACAAAATGAGATCTGTACAAATGAAACGGTGATATCTAAACCACAGGAGGTTGTTGAAGAAGTTAAGGTCTCTGAAACACTACAAAATGGAGATGAGCAAGGAGAGAAAAAGCCTTCTAAGAAATCTAAACgtaagaagaaacaaaagacatctTTGGAAACTGCCTCTGGACCTGAAACCCTCAAAGATCAAGAGGTTTCTGGAGAAAATACTGAACAGGAAGAAGTTTCAACACCAGAAATAGTCAAGGATCAGTCGGTTTCCTTACAAAATGAGATCTGTACAAATGAAACGGTGATATCTAAACCACAGGAGGTTGTTGAAGAAGTTAAGGTCTCTGAAACACTACAAAATGGAGATGAGCAAGGAGAGAAAAAGCCTTCTAAGAAATCTAAACgtaagaagaaacaaaagacatctTTGGAAACTGCCTCTGGACCTGAAACCCTTAAAGATCAAGAGGTTTCTGGAGAAAACACTCAACAGGAAGAAGTTTCAACACCAGAAATAGTCAAGGATCAGTCCGTTTCCTTACAAAATGAGATCTGTACAAATGAAACGGTGATATCTAAACCACAGGAGGTTGTTGAAGAAGTTAAGGTCTCTGAAACACTACAAAATGGAGATGAGCAAGGAGAGAAAAAGCCTTCTAAGAAATCTAAACgtaagaagaaacaaaagacatctTTGGAAACTGCCTCTGGACCTGAAACCCTCAAAGATCAAGAGGTTTCTGGAGAAAATACTGAACAGGAAGAAGTTTCAACACCAGAAATAGTCAAGGATCAGTCCGTTTCCTTACAAAATGAGATCTGTACAAATGAAATGGTGATATCTAAACCACAGGAGGTTGTTGAAGAAGTTAAGGTCTCTGAAACACTACAAAATGGAGATGAGCAAGGAGAGAAAAAGCCTTCTAAGAAATCTAAACgtaagaagaaacaaaagacatctTTGGAAACTGCCTCTGGACCTGAAACCCTTAAAGATCAAGAGGTTTCTGGAGAAAACACTCAACAGGAAGAAGTTTCAACACCAGAAATAGTCAAGGATCAGTCCGTTTCCTTACAAAATGAGATCTGTACAAATGAAACGGTGATATCTAAACCACAGGAGGTTGTTGAAGAAGTTAAGGTCTCTGAAACACTACAAAATGGAGATGAGCAAGGAGAGAAAAAGCCTTCTAAGAAATCTAAACgtaagaagaaacaaaagacatctTTGGAAACTGCCTCTGGACCTGAAACCCTCAAAGATCAAGAGGTTTCTGGAGAAAATACTGAACAAGAAGAAGTTTCAACACCAGAAATAGTCAAGGATCAGTCCGTTTCCTTACAAAATGAGATCTGTACAAATGAAACGGTGATGTCTAAACCACAGGAGGTTGTTGAAGAAGTTAAGGTCTCTGAAACACTACAAAATGGAGATGAGCAAGGAGAGAAAAAGCCTTCTAAGAAATCTAAACgtaagaagaaacaaaagacatctTTGGAAACTGCCTCTGGACCTGAAACCCTTAAAGATCAAGAGGTTTCTGGAGAAAATACTGAACAGGAGGAAGTTTCAACACCAGAAATAGTCAAGGATCAGTCCGTTTCCTTACAAAATGAGATCTGTACAAATGAAACGGTGATATCTAAACCACAGGAGGTAGTTGAAGAAGTTAAGGTCTCTGAAACACTACAAAATGGAGATGAGCAAGGAGAGAAAAAGCCTTCTAAGAAATCTAAACGtaagaacaaacaaaagacatctTTGGAAACTGCCTCTGGACCTGAAACCCTCAAAGATCAAGAGGTTTCTGGAGAAAATACTGAACAGGTAGAAGTTTCAACACCAGAAATAGTCAAGGATCAGTCGGTTTCCTTACAAAATGAGATCTGTATAATTGAAAAGGTGATATCTAAAGCACAGGAGGTAGTTGAAGAAGTTAAGGTCTCTCAAACACTACAAAATGGAGATGAGCAAGGAGAGAAAAAGCCTTCTAAGAAATCTAAACgtaagaagaaacaaaagacatctTTGGAAACTGCCTCTGGACCTGAAACCCTTAAAGATCAAGAGGTTTCTGGAGAAAATACTGAACAGGAGGAAGTTTCAACACCAGAAATAGTCAAGGATCAGTCCGTTTCCTTACAAAATGAGATCTGTACAAATGAAACCGTGATATCTAAACCACAGGAGGTTGTTGAAGAAGTTAAGGTCTCTGAAACACTACAAAATGGAGATGAGCAAGGAGAGAAAAAGCCTTCTAAGAAATCTAAGAAGTCGGTTTTCTCCCTTTCAGTTTCTGCTAAAAGGGAGAGTGGTCAAAAGGAAAAGCAGACTTCAAAAGCGCTGAAGGTAAGCGAAAGAGAAAAAGCCTCTAAATTTCAAAAGAAATCCATCCAGAAAGAGAAGGAGACAAAGTCTAAAAAGTCTCGAGACGCTGTAACATCCCCTCCACAGATGGAGATTAAAGAAGTGGAAGATGCCATCCACACACAGGCAGCAGAAGAGGGGCTTGTGCAGGACAATAATCCTAAACAAGCTGATAGCATAGTAAAAAAGGTTTCACTGTGGAAGCGTATCAAAAAGGCCATGACTCCATCAAATTGGTGCCGGTGCACAGGCAGGAAGGAAAACCAGCCACAATag
- the LOC110367468 gene encoding microtubule-associated protein futsch-like isoform X3, with translation MFNNSQNPAPTPYPRPPPEVSTPAMVSGENTKQEEVSALEKEGVQAASLEKQTNTNETPISTPPLVPEKETIPETRDILDQHSENIQVESLTEVSDNQTSGSTQEERVTQASDNQRSEVAVIHPTIQQDTKDWTRTYKSAAFRTRQDNRRWYSYEYSVPPYPNPYTIRYERRAQKGKENPQLGLGEVQQRFLQMFNNSQNPAPMPYPRPPPPPPYLRQMYDLQQHLKYMEDVFINCLLLSNQADRRLWAEKKYNDCLTQLHFYEGILKDSKESPNLPKFPEVPKNGEKCKCQAKLEKIQLENMEVQQYLMKQANEMHHATLLLNAELNHKEELLKKKDSEQRQDEKQTVSVEIQTDSQEASQLKATSYQTISTQTEVDVQETKCEIIPVYQTISTQTEVDVQETKCEIISVYQTISTQTEVDVQETKCEIIPVYQTTSTQTETALLLNVEVKVSETLQNGDEQGEKKPSKKSKRKKKQKTSMETASGPETLKDQEVSGENTEQEEVSTPEIVKDQSVSLQNEICTNETVISKPQEVVEEVKVSETLQNGDEQGEKKPSKKSKRKKKQKTSLETASGPETLKDQEVSGENTEQEEVSTPEIVKDQSVSLQNEICTNETVISKPQEVVEEVKVSETLQNGDEQGEKKPSKKSKRKKKQKTSLETASGPETLKDQEVSGENTEQEEVSTPEIVKDQSVSLQNEICTNETVISKPQEVVEEVKVSETLQNGDEQGEKKPSKKSKRKKKQKTSLETASGPETLKDQEVSGENTQQEEVSTPEIVKDQSVSLQNEICTNETVISKPQEVVEEVKVSETLQNGDEQGEKKPSKKSKRKKKQKTSLETASGPETLKDQEVSGENTEQEEVSTPEIVKDQSVSLQNEICTNEMVISKPQEVVEEVKVSETLQNGDEQGEKKPSKKSKRKKKQKTSLETASGPETLKDQEVSGENTQQEEVSTPEIVKDQSVSLQNEICTNETVISKPQEVVEEVKVSETLQNGDEQGEKKPSKKSKRKKKQKTSLETASGPETLKDQEVSGENTEQEEVSTPEIVKDQSVSLQNEICTNETVMSKPQEVVEEVKVSETLQNGDEQGEKKPSKKSKRKKKQKTSLETASGPETLKDQEVSGENTEQEEVSTPEIVKDQSVSLQNEICTNETVISKPQEVVEEVKVSETLQNGDEQGEKKPSKKSKPQEVVEEVKVSQTLQNGDEQGEKKPSKKSKRKKKQKTSLETASGPETLKDQEVSGENTEQEEVSTPEIVKDQSVSLQNEICTNETVISKPQEVVEEVKVSETLQNGDEQGEKKPSKKSKKSVFSLSVSAKRESGQKEKQTSKALKVSEREKASKFQKKSIQKEKETKSKKSRDAVTSPPQMEIKEVEDAIHTQAAEEGLVQDNNPKQADSIVKKVSLWKRIKKAMTPSNWCRCTGRKENQPQ, from the exons ATGTTTAACAACTCCCAAAATCCTGCCCCTACGCCTTACCCTAGGCCGCCACCAGAAGTTTCAACACCAGCAATGGTTTCTGGAGAAAATACTAAACAGGAAGAAGTTTCAGCGCTGGAAAAAGAAGGTGTTCAGGCAGCTTCCTTAGAAAAGCAGACTAACACAAACGAAACTCCAATCTCTACACCACCGCTAGTCCCTGAAAAAGAAACGATCCCTGAAACACGGGACATACTGGATCAACACTCAGAAAATATCCAGGTGGAAAGTTTAACTGAGGTCTCTGACAATCAAACTTCAGGGAGCACTCAGGAGGAAAGAGTCACACAAGCCTCTGACAATCAACGTTCTGAGGTTGCAGTGATTCATCCCACTATACAGCAGGACACAAAAGATTGGACTCGCACCTACAAGTCTGCTGCCTTCAGAACACGTCAAGATAACAGGCGCTGGTACTCCTATGAGTACTCAGTCCCACCATACCCCAACCCATATACCATTAGGTATGAAAGGAGAGCTCAAAAAGGCAAGGAAAATCCACAATTAGGTCTTGGTGAGGTGCAACAAAGATTTTTGCAGATGTTTAACAACTCCCAAAATCCTGCCCCTATGCCTTACCCTAGGCCACCGCCACCACCACCTTATCTTCGCCAGATGTACGACCTTCAACAACATCTAAAATATATGGAGgatgtatttataaactgctTATTACTTTCTAACCAAGCTGATAGAAGACTGTGGGCAGAGAAAAAATACAATGACTGTTTGACGCAGCTCCACTTTTATGAAGGGATCCTTAAAGACTCAAAAGAATCTCCAAATTTGCCCAAGTTCCCCGAAGTGccaaaaaatggagaaaagtgTAAATGTCAGGCCAAATTGGAGAAGATCCAACTGGAAAATATGGAGGTACAGCAATACTTAATGAAGCAGGCAAATGAGATGCATCATGCCACTCTTTTGCTAAATGCTGAACTCAACCACAAAGAGGAGTTGCTGAAGAAAAAGGACTCAGAACAAAGACAAGACGAAAAGCAGACAGTTTCTGTAGAAATTCAGACAGATTCACAGGAAGCCTCACAGCTGAAAGCAACCAGCTATCAAACCATTTCAACACAAACTGAGGTGGATGTACAGGAAACTAAATGTGAAATAATCCCAGTCTATCAAACCATTTCAACACAAACTGAGGTGGATGTACAGGAAACTAAATGTGAAATAATCTCAGTCTATCAAACCATTTCAACACAAACTGAGGTGGATGTACAGGAAACTAAATGTGAAATAATCCCAGTCTATCAAACCACTTCAACACAAACGGAGACAGCTTTATTGCTAAATGTTGAAGTTAAGGTCTCTGAAACACTACAAAATGGAGATGAGCAAGGAGAGAAAAAGCCTTCTAAGAAATCTAAACgtaagaagaaacaaaagacatctATGGAAACTGCCTCTGGACCTGAAACCCTTAAAGATCAAGAGGTTTCTGGAGAAAATACTGAACAGGAGGAAGTTTCAACACCAGAAATAGTCAAGGATCAGTCGGTTTCATTACAAAATGAGATCTGTACAAATGAAACCGTGATATCTAAACCACAGGAGGTTGTTGAAGAAGTTAAGGTCTCTGAAACACTACAAAATGGAGATGAGCAAGGAGAGAAAAAGCCTTCTAAGAAATCTAAACgtaagaagaaacaaaagacatctTTGGAAACTGCCTCTGGACCTGAAACCCTCAAAGATCAAGAGGTTTCTGGAGAAAATACTGAACAGGAGGAAGTTTCAACACCAGAAATAGTCAAGGATCAGTCGGTTTCATTACAAAATGAGATCTGTACAAATGAAACGGTGATATCTAAACCACAGGAGGTTGTTGAAGAAGTTAAGGTCTCTGAAACACTACAAAATGGAGATGAGCAAGGAGAGAAAAAGCCTTCTAAGAAATCTAAACgtaagaagaaacaaaagacatctTTGGAAACTGCCTCTGGACCTGAAACCCTCAAAGATCAAGAGGTTTCTGGAGAAAATACTGAACAGGAAGAAGTTTCAACACCAGAAATAGTCAAGGATCAGTCGGTTTCCTTACAAAATGAGATCTGTACAAATGAAACGGTGATATCTAAACCACAGGAGGTTGTTGAAGAAGTTAAGGTCTCTGAAACACTACAAAATGGAGATGAGCAAGGAGAGAAAAAGCCTTCTAAGAAATCTAAACgtaagaagaaacaaaagacatctTTGGAAACTGCCTCTGGACCTGAAACCCTTAAAGATCAAGAGGTTTCTGGAGAAAACACTCAACAGGAAGAAGTTTCAACACCAGAAATAGTCAAGGATCAGTCCGTTTCCTTACAAAATGAGATCTGTACAAATGAAACGGTGATATCTAAACCACAGGAGGTTGTTGAAGAAGTTAAGGTCTCTGAAACACTACAAAATGGAGATGAGCAAGGAGAGAAAAAGCCTTCTAAGAAATCTAAACgtaagaagaaacaaaagacatctTTGGAAACTGCCTCTGGACCTGAAACCCTCAAAGATCAAGAGGTTTCTGGAGAAAATACTGAACAGGAAGAAGTTTCAACACCAGAAATAGTCAAGGATCAGTCCGTTTCCTTACAAAATGAGATCTGTACAAATGAAATGGTGATATCTAAACCACAGGAGGTTGTTGAAGAAGTTAAGGTCTCTGAAACACTACAAAATGGAGATGAGCAAGGAGAGAAAAAGCCTTCTAAGAAATCTAAACgtaagaagaaacaaaagacatctTTGGAAACTGCCTCTGGACCTGAAACCCTTAAAGATCAAGAGGTTTCTGGAGAAAACACTCAACAGGAAGAAGTTTCAACACCAGAAATAGTCAAGGATCAGTCCGTTTCCTTACAAAATGAGATCTGTACAAATGAAACGGTGATATCTAAACCACAGGAGGTTGTTGAAGAAGTTAAGGTCTCTGAAACACTACAAAATGGAGATGAGCAAGGAGAGAAAAAGCCTTCTAAGAAATCTAAACgtaagaagaaacaaaagacatctTTGGAAACTGCCTCTGGACCTGAAACCCTCAAAGATCAAGAGGTTTCTGGAGAAAATACTGAACAAGAAGAAGTTTCAACACCAGAAATAGTCAAGGATCAGTCCGTTTCCTTACAAAATGAGATCTGTACAAATGAAACGGTGATGTCTAAACCACAGGAGGTTGTTGAAGAAGTTAAGGTCTCTGAAACACTACAAAATGGAGATGAGCAAGGAGAGAAAAAGCCTTCTAAGAAATCTAAACgtaagaagaaacaaaagacatctTTGGAAACTGCCTCTGGACCTGAAACCCTTAAAGATCAAGAGGTTTCTGGAGAAAATACTGAACAGGAGGAAGTTTCAACACCAGAAATAGTCAAGGATCAGTCCGTTTCCTTACAAAATGAGATCTGTACAAATGAAACGGTGATATCTAAACCACAGGAGGTAGTTGAAGAAGTTAAGGTCTCTGAAACACTACAAAATGGAGATGAGCAAGGAGAGAAAAAGCCTTCTAAGAAATCTAAAC CACAGGAGGTAGTTGAAGAAGTTAAGGTCTCTCAAACACTACAAAATGGAGATGAGCAAGGAGAGAAAAAGCCTTCTAAGAAATCTAAACgtaagaagaaacaaaagacatctTTGGAAACTGCCTCTGGACCTGAAACCCTTAAAGATCAAGAGGTTTCTGGAGAAAATACTGAACAGGAGGAAGTTTCAACACCAGAAATAGTCAAGGATCAGTCCGTTTCCTTACAAAATGAGATCTGTACAAATGAAACCGTGATATCTAAACCACAGGAGGTTGTTGAAGAAGTTAAGGTCTCTGAAACACTACAAAATGGAGATGAGCAAGGAGAGAAAAAGCCTTCTAAGAAATCTAAGAAGTCGGTTTTCTCCCTTTCAGTTTCTGCTAAAAGGGAGAGTGGTCAAAAGGAAAAGCAGACTTCAAAAGCGCTGAAGGTAAGCGAAAGAGAAAAAGCCTCTAAATTTCAAAAGAAATCCATCCAGAAAGAGAAGGAGACAAAGTCTAAAAAGTCTCGAGACGCTGTAACATCCCCTCCACAGATGGAGATTAAAGAAGTGGAAGATGCCATCCACACACAGGCAGCAGAAGAGGGGCTTGTGCAGGACAATAATCCTAAACAAGCTGATAGCATAGTAAAAAAGGTTTCACTGTGGAAGCGTATCAAAAAGGCCATGACTCCATCAAATTGGTGCCGGTGCACAGGCAGGAAGGAAAACCAGCCACAATag